One window from the genome of Malus domestica chromosome 01, GDT2T_hap1 encodes:
- the LOC103430446 gene encoding chalcone isomerase-like protein 2 has protein sequence MGTEVVMVDEVPFPPQITTTKPLSLLGQGITDIEIHFLQIKFTAIGVYLDPEVVSHLQQWKAKKADELAEDDDFFDALISAPVEKFIRVVVIKEIKGSQYGVQLESAVRDRLAADDKYEEEEEEALEKVVEFFQSKYFKKDSVITFHFPATSAAAEIVFSTEGKEESKLKVENANVVENIKKWYLGGTRGVSPSTISSLANALSAELSK, from the exons A TGGGCACTGAAGTTGTAATGGTGGATGAAGTCCCTTTTCCTCCTCAGATCACAACCACCAAGCCATTATCTCTGCTGGGTCAAG GAATTACCGACATTGAGATTCACTTTCTTCAAATCAAGTTCACAGCAATTGGGGTTTACTTGGACCCTGAAGTTGTGTCACACCTTCAACAGTGGAAGGCCAAAAAGGCAGATGAACTTGCAGAAGATGATGACTTCTTTGATGCTCTTATTTCTG CCCCTGTTGAGAAGTTCATTAGGGTTGTGGTGATCAAGGAGATCAAAGGGTCACAATATGGAGTGCAGCTTGAGAGTGCAGTGAGGGACAGATTGGCAGCTGATGACAAAtatgaggaagaggaggaggaggcctTGGAAAAAGTTGTTGAGTTCTTCCAATCAAAGTACTTCAAGAAGGATTCCGTCATCACATTCCATTTCCCAGCAACTTCTGCCGCGGCCGAG ATCGTGTTTAGCACCGAAGGGAAGGAAGAGTCGAAACTCAAAGTGGAGAATGCAAATGTGGTGGAGAACATCAAGAAATGGTATTTGGGTGGGACAAGAGGGGTGTCTCCTTCGACCATCTCCTCCCTGGCCAACGCACTCTCAGCTGAACTGAGCAAGTGA
- the LOC139194841 gene encoding uncharacterized protein isoform X1, giving the protein MASTTSTQNGSHQWLRPFGVPNGRSIDANRETGFDKKLLRGAVKKLLKICAFRFGGGAPTMVPRVRGKKRFLGAVFSDFALSLGICRTPKWTQPSMRCVKWVFTTNPFVLR; this is encoded by the exons ATGGCTTCCACGACCTCGACTCAAAACGGGTCGCATCAATGGCTGCGTCCATTCGG GGTCCCGAATGGACGCAGCATTGATGCGAACCGTGAAACGGGCTTTGACAAGAAACTCCTCCGTGGTGCGGTGAAGAAATTACTGAAG ATTTGTGCCTTCAGATTCGGCGGAGGAGCTCCAACAATGGTTCCAAGAGTACGAGGCAAAAAG AGATTTTTAGGAGCTGTTTTCTCAGATTTTGCACTCTCACTTGGTATTTGCAGGACACCTAAATGGACGCAGCCATCGATGCGATGCGTGAAATGGGTTTTCACGACAAACCCGTTCGTGCTACGGTGA
- the LOC139194841 gene encoding uncharacterized protein isoform X2 translates to MASTTSTQNGSHQWLRPFGVPNGRSIDANRETGFDKKLLRGAVKKLLKIRRRSSNNGSKSTRQKGHLNGRSHRCDA, encoded by the exons ATGGCTTCCACGACCTCGACTCAAAACGGGTCGCATCAATGGCTGCGTCCATTCGG GGTCCCGAATGGACGCAGCATTGATGCGAACCGTGAAACGGGCTTTGACAAGAAACTCCTCCGTGGTGCGGTGAAGAAATTACTGAAG ATTCGGCGGAGGAGCTCCAACAATGGTTCCAAGAGTACGAGGCAAAAAG GACACCTAAATGGACGCAGCCATCGATGCGATGCGTGA